Part of the Oncorhynchus tshawytscha isolate Ot180627B linkage group LG23, Otsh_v2.0, whole genome shotgun sequence genome, AGCCACTTAAATCCAAGAGATCACCATCAAAGAGATTACAGACAGTAAGAAAACAAAGTGCCTATATCCACTGTAAATTTTGTGGAATGTATTTCTCCTACTTAGCTTCTTTAGTGAATCATGCAAGAAAGCATGCACAGGACAAAGAATGTctatgtggtgtgtgtggaatACACTTAGAGTCCACAGAAAGTATGTTAGATCATCTAGAAACCCACGTTGGGGCTAGAGTTTGTCATGTTTGTGGTACATTTTTCCCAGGGAGTGCTGAGCTGAATGATCATATGAAGGTTCACCCAGGGGAGAAATCGTTTCGCTGTCCTGATTGTGGCAAGTGTTTCAGAAAAAATCCAGATCTCACAGCGCACAAGAGGATTCATACAGGGGAGAGACCGTACCGCTGCCAGTTTTGTGGCAAAGGATTCAGTCAGAGTGGAAACCTGGCTGTGCATATGAAGAGCCACTCTGGGGAGAAACCGCATTGCTGCCCTGTTTGTGGGAAATGTTTCAGCAGTAAATCttatatgaacacacacatgaaGATTCACACAGGGGAGAGGCCATTTTGCTGTCGTGTATGCGGAAAATGTTTCATAAGAAACCCTGATCTGACAGTCCACATGAGGACTCATACAGGGGTGAAACCATATAAGTGCCAGTATTGTGGCCAAGGATTCAAGCAGAATTATCACCGGAAACTACACATGAAGATCCACATGGGAAAAACCATATCATTGCCATCTTTGTGACATGTATATCAGCACTAGCACACAGTCAACCGGGCTTGAGATTTCACATGGAAGAGAAGACTTCACTGCAGTGTCTGGCAGAGGCTTTGTATAGACTGGAAGTTTGGGAGGACATATAATGACAATGCACAGAATACTTTAGTGTAGAAAATACTGACTGTAGACCTGGTTTGTGATACATGTTTCACTCAGCCGCTTTATTGAGGAAATATGTTACTCGCAGTGACTGTTAATGTGGTGGTTTTACCTGTTTTGAAATCACTAATTGTAAGTTGCTCTGGGTAAGAGTGTcaactaaatgaccaaaatgtaaatgcaagAAGTCCAATTGACACAGGAGAGAATCCATATAATTGTTTAATGAAAAACATACATAATGCAATGATTGCTGCTAAATGCTTAAAATGGATGAACTCCCCTAGAAGATACGAGAAGAACATTCACAAGAGGGAGAAGACATGATGACAACCCGACAAAAAACCTCATGACAACGTGACAGTCGTCCCGTGTAGGGAGAGTCTTTCAGACAACACAAGGAGGTGCATTAAAACATCTAATTCCCTAAATCTGCTGTCATTCTTTATTTCTAGGAAATATATCCCTCTTCTTTCTTTAATTAATTGCAGACATGAGAATGTTGGATTAGTGATAGCATTATGGTGTATTCTATTTTTTGTGTACTTTTGTGATCAAGGGAGGCAATGATTGATCTAAACTTCAGATTTGCACCAGTAGTGCTGGAGCAGTGCCACCAGCTCTGCAGTCTTTCACATTTAGGTCTATTTGCAGGATTATAATAGAAATGTACAGACACTGGAGGAACTCCAACAATAGATTAATGACGAGAGATTAATTAATTTTGCTCAGTAATCAGTGTCCTCTTCCCAAAGGCAGAATAGACTAATGGGAACTGCAGGAGCTTCACGACCTGCGCCTTCCGCTCCAGCAGGGGACGACAGTGCAAAATGTATTATGTCGTGCACGCACAAAGactatataatgacgagatgctcatgtctccgccctaacaatgggaagGTAGACGACGACCTTGGGTAAAACATAATAATAAGCCCATGTAAACGCATTGGGCTTGTTTTGGACAGAGTTAGGggagagtgaaacctctcgcttcgcctcagCGCTCTTTATATTTTCGACTTGCTAGCTATCTAGCCAACTTTCCTTTCTACAAATGTCTAAAATAGAGTTATTGAGAATGTTTCTAAACCAGAGATTGATAGCGGCAGCTGAGGAGATATTTGGTGTCGTTGAAGAAACCCTAGCAAGGTACCAGGAAGAGGTTTCTCGCACAAGGGAGGAGAACAGTCGTCTACGGCTCACGCTCGATATCCGTACTAAGCCAGATATCAAGTTACATAGACAAGGTGTGTTTGTATTTTCAACATTCATTTAATATGAGACACGATAAGCTATCAATGTAATAAAATGTTGAGTGTAGATGGTTCCAATATCTGTAAGAAGAATACTCAATCTTAAACCCATCTAACTATCCGGCTAACAATTATAGGGagattattttttttatgttACCCGTAATCGTCCCAAGTTTGATTGTCTAGTTTTCCTTTAGTTATGGAAACATTCTATCTTTGTTAGCAAAGACATTCTGAGAACCCGTTAGCATGTTTTGATGTTAAAGTTAGAACATTCTCTTTTTAATGTCACACAGATCTTATCAAGGACGTCGTTACAATGTTATCAGaatatataacaatgttctagaCGCGCTTTATGGTACGTTGCAAAAATATTTCTGTCTGGTTTTCGGATGGTTAGTAAACTATTGCAGCAACGTCCCACAAATTCGACACAGGACTTGGTGCCAAGTTCTCAGAATGTACGATGTTCATGTTTTAGACACATTTCATGGGAACATTGCAATAACATTTCTGTGTATCAGTTGTCAGTATGTCGCCTGATTTGTCCCGAAAGAAACGTTCTCCCCCCAAAAACCATTACACATCACACCTTGTTACTGTTGCCAAGCCCATTAAGACCCTGATTGGTAATCCATTAACAGCTCTTTTGTCTGTTGACAAAGTTAAGGTTACTCACACACCCACAGTGCTTTTAACACACTGTTTTCAACTACCACATTTGACATgcatgattacattgtgcatgttgaTTTGTAGTAATTATTATGGAACATGTgggatttgaactcgcaaccgaTTTGTTCATGGCAATCAGATCTTCCTGCTATGCAACCATGTCTGTGTCAGTTATCAGTTAATTGGACTATTCTCTCATTGATTTGATTGACTTATTTCAACAATTGAAGGGCTTTCTATATTATCTAATGTTTGTGCAGTAGATTAACCTGTTTTAATGATACTCCTCAATCACTAGGATCAATATGTTTGTATTCAGTGTACTTCAAAGTTAATTCACCCTATTGCTTACACATATCAAGTTGTTTCAGGTCTACTCATGTGTCTAGGGAGGAGGGTTAAGGTTTCTTCTTGACAGGGCCTAACTATTGATGAGTGTTGAGTCAATAactaaaaggttgctggatcgaatccccgagctgacaaggtaaaaatctgtctttctgtccctgagcaaggcagataacccactgttccctgggcaccAAAGACCTGGATGTCGatgaaggcagccccccgcacctctctgattcagaggggttgggttaaatgcggaatacacatttcagttgaaggcattcaattgtacaactgactaggaatccccctttcccAATGAGCTCATGCCCTAGAGCATGGCTATCCAGCTCGGTTCctagagagctaccatcctgtaggttttcactccaacaatAATATAGCACACCTGATTATCCTAATTAGCTGGTGGATacactgaatcaggttagttacaactggggttggagtgaaaacctagaggagggtagctctccaggaacagagttggagagccctgccctaGAAATAACCCTCATTACTCTCACATTCTTAGCAATATGTTAGTCTTTATTTAGCAACAGTTACAACACACCCATGTTTGAAGTAAATCTCTGTTAGAAGTACACCCAAGAAAATATTTTATTGATCATAGTGATTCAGAAGTATCATTAAAACAGGTTAATATGACCCATCAATATTAGGCAACTCTAGAGAAAGCCCTTAAATTGCTGGAATAAGAAAATAAATAAGAGATCAATCAGATTAACTGACAGCCTACTTTACACAGACATGATGGCGTAGCAGGAAGATTGGAGTACTGTGAATTAAGGGGTtgagagttcaaatcccaggtgtggacatgttgaataatactTACTGATTAAttgaacatgcacaatgtaattaTGTATGTCAAATATGGAAGTTTAAAACACTGTTTTAAAAGTACTCTGTGTATGAGTTTCCCTAACCTTGCCAACAGACAAAGATTTGAATGAATCAGttgttcaccaatcagggccttaaTTGGCTTGGCAACAGTAACAAGACGTGATGTGTAAAACATTTTATATTGTGGACACAAATGTTTTTGCAAGGTTCCTATTAAACATGTCTCGAACATTAATAtctcatgttctgagaacatgacaaccatgttctgtgtatgtttggtgggacatTGATGAAATATTCTCCTAACCAGCAGAATGTTGTGGGTATGTTCtgtttgacattaagggaatggtctcttggaaacatGCCTTGTACATCCCGGGAACATTCCTAAGAAAACGTTAGTTAATGACTGAATGAGACGCTTAAGGAAATATTCAAATAAAGTTGTGGGAACATTTTGTTGTTAGCTGGGTATGTCAATTCAGCTCTTGAATTTTctatttcatccctctctcctctccagatctCCAGCAGCTAACTGTCACCGTGTCTGATGAGGTGGTTTCCCCTGAGCAGCAGGAGTGGAGGCCCAGTCTGGGGCAGAAGGACCCAGAACCCACACGGATGAAAGATGAACAGGATGAACCAAGGACCAGTCAGGAGGATGAGAATCATTTCAATGAGTTTATAAATTCTTACGGCTGTGTATCAAGTGACTATTATCAGGACCCAACTCAGTCCTCACTTGAAGATAGATACTCTCTACCCAGCACCTCAACTGAACAGATCAAAACAGAACCTTATGTAGAAGACTATGGTGTATCAGAACCAACCAGAGAGCCTCAGCCCTTCTCTGGAGTAGATAGAGAGTGTTCTGCAGCTCAGAGTGAAAACAGAGGACATATTGACAGGATGGAGAGTGGAGGACCTCTGTCAGGTCTAATGTTAAAGCCACTCAAATCAAAGAGAACAAAGACAGTAAAAGGACAAAGTTGTCATAGTGTTAAGGACAGGAAATTGAACCATCTAAAATCACACTCGAGACCCAGTGTAAGCTGGGATGCTGCTCCTAGTTGTAA contains:
- the LOC112244037 gene encoding zinc finger protein OZF encodes the protein MSNIQLLRVFLSQRLTMAAEEIFGVIEETIAEYQEENSRLRSMLDVVIKPDILLHRIDIQQSTHHPVSEKEVLPEQQHCEQEWSPSLRQEDPHYTQIKEEPEELESSLKNDSNHQDLTQSSLLYETQSEDYEETYCLPSTSTAQRNYSLHSTLTEQNMIQIKSELDAEDNGVSEPSREPQPLFAENLESSAAQSDTFHVFKGVESRPLSGSKPLKSKRSPSKRLQTVRKQSAYIHCKFCGMYFSYLASLVNHARKHAQDKECLCGVCGIHLESTESMLDHLETHVGARVCHVCGTFFPGSAELNDHMKVHPGEKSFRCPDCGKCFRKNPDLTAHKRIHTGERPYRCQFCGKGFSQSGNLAVHMKSHSGEKPHCCPVCGKCFSSKSYMNTHMKIHTGERPFCCRVCGKCFIRNPDLTVHMRTHTGVKPYKCQYCGQGFKQNYHRKLHMKIHMGKTISLPSL
- the LOC112244046 gene encoding zinc finger protein 227-like, yielding MSKIELLRMFLNQRLIAAAEEIFGVVEETLARYQEEVSRTREENSRLRLTLDIRTKPDIKLHRQDLQQLTVTVSDEVVSPEQQEWRPSLGQKDPEPTRMKDEQDEPRTSQEDENHFNEFINSYGCVSSDYYQDPTQSSLEDRYSLPSTSTEQIKTEPYVEDYGVSEPTREPQPFSGVDRECSAAQSENRGHIDRMESGGPLSGLMLKPLKSKRTKTVKGQSCHSVKDRKLNHLKSHSRPSVSWDAAPSCKVCGKQFDSMASLLNHVQMHTQDKEHLCGVCGKFCQSTESMMDHLQTHIGAKCCHICGKYFAWDAFLKRHLRSHTGEKPFRCQDCGKGFSQSGNLAVHMKSHSGEKPHCCSVCGKCFSRNPDLTVHMRTHTGVKPYKCQYCGQGFKQNYHRKLHMKIHMGKTISLPSL